A genome region from Pseudomonas helmanticensis includes the following:
- a CDS encoding acyl-CoA dehydrogenase → MDFAYSPKVQELRERVTAFMDAYVYPAEAVFERQVAEGDRWQPTAIMEELKARAKAEGLWNLFLPESELGAGLSNLEYAPLAEIMGRSLLGPEPFNCSAPDTGNMEVLVRYANEEQKQRWLEPLLRGEIRSAFAMTEPDVASSDATNMAARAVRDGDEWVINGKKWWTSGACDPRCKILIFMGLSNPDAPRHAQHSMILVPVDTPGVKIVRPLPVFGYDDAPHGHAEVLFDNVRVPYENVLLGEGRGFEIAQGRLGPGRIHHCMRSVGMAERALELMCKRSVSRTAFGKPLARLGGNVDKIADSRMEIDMARLLTLKAAYMMDTVGNKVAKSEIAQIKVVAPNVALRVIDRAIQMHGGAGVSNDFPLAYMYAMQRTLRLADGPDEVHRAAIGKFEIGKYVPKEMLRSER, encoded by the coding sequence ATGGATTTCGCTTATTCGCCCAAGGTGCAAGAACTGCGTGAGCGCGTGACCGCGTTCATGGACGCTTACGTTTACCCGGCCGAAGCCGTATTCGAACGCCAGGTTGCCGAAGGCGATCGCTGGCAGCCGACGGCGATCATGGAAGAGCTCAAAGCCCGCGCCAAGGCCGAAGGCCTGTGGAATCTGTTCCTGCCGGAATCGGAACTCGGCGCCGGCCTGAGCAACCTTGAATACGCACCATTGGCGGAAATCATGGGCCGCTCACTGCTCGGGCCAGAGCCGTTCAACTGCTCGGCGCCGGACACCGGCAACATGGAAGTGTTGGTGCGCTACGCCAACGAAGAACAGAAACAGCGCTGGCTCGAACCGTTGCTGCGCGGCGAGATCCGTTCGGCGTTCGCCATGACCGAACCGGACGTGGCTTCCTCCGACGCCACCAACATGGCCGCCCGTGCGGTGCGTGATGGCGACGAGTGGGTGATCAACGGCAAAAAATGGTGGACCTCCGGCGCCTGCGATCCACGTTGCAAGATCCTCATCTTCATGGGCCTGAGCAATCCCGATGCACCGCGCCACGCCCAGCATTCGATGATCCTCGTGCCGGTCGACACCCCCGGGGTGAAAATCGTCCGACCGCTGCCGGTGTTCGGTTACGACGACGCACCGCACGGTCACGCTGAAGTGCTGTTCGACAACGTGCGGGTGCCGTACGAAAACGTCTTGCTCGGTGAAGGACGCGGCTTCGAAATCGCTCAGGGGCGTCTCGGCCCAGGGCGAATTCACCACTGCATGCGTTCGGTCGGCATGGCGGAGCGTGCGCTGGAATTGATGTGCAAACGCTCGGTGAGCCGCACTGCATTCGGCAAGCCGCTGGCACGCCTGGGCGGTAACGTCGACAAGATCGCCGACTCGCGGATGGAAATTGACATGGCGCGCCTGCTGACTTTGAAAGCGGCGTACATGATGGACACCGTCGGTAACAAAGTGGCGAAGAGCGAGATCGCACAGATCAAGGTCGTCGCGCCGAACGTAGCGCTACGCGTGATCGACCGGGCGATTCAGATGCATGGCGGGGCAGGGGTGTCGAACGATTTCCCGCTGGCTTATATGTATGCGATGCAACGGACATTGCGTCTGGCCGATGGCCCGGACGAAGTGCACCGTGCGGCGATTGGCAAGTTTGAGATCGGCAAATATGTGCCGAAGGAAATGCTGCGTAGCGAACGCTGA
- a CDS encoding LysR family transcriptional regulator yields MNLSKVDLNLFIVFDAIYTEANLTRAGQIVGITQPAVSNALARLRETFNDPLFVRTAQGMVPTPMAQNIIGPVRNALSLLRVSVQESRIFNPAQAVKTYRISMTDLTEAVILPPLFQRLRRLAPTVIIESFLSKRRETTKELAAGRLDFAVDAPLNTDPQVRHVKLMEDRYVCAMRKGHPMAGKEKLSLDDYLSLTHIHISSRRSGLGYVDLALGKMGIQRKIALRSQHYLMASQVMQQTDMVMTVPERFARRHELQAFNLPVNDVPPVETHLYWHESTDQDPANRWMREQMIELCQQVTAQEKKLDKQVV; encoded by the coding sequence ATGAATCTGAGTAAGGTCGACCTCAACCTTTTCATCGTCTTCGACGCGATCTACACCGAAGCCAACCTGACCCGCGCCGGGCAGATTGTCGGCATCACCCAGCCGGCGGTGTCCAACGCATTGGCACGGTTGCGCGAGACCTTCAACGATCCGCTGTTCGTGCGCACGGCTCAGGGCATGGTGCCGACGCCGATGGCGCAGAACATCATCGGCCCGGTGCGCAATGCGCTGTCACTGCTGCGCGTGTCAGTTCAGGAAAGTCGCATTTTCAACCCGGCGCAAGCGGTCAAGACCTACCGCATCAGCATGACCGACCTCACCGAGGCGGTGATTCTGCCGCCATTGTTCCAGCGCCTGCGCCGCCTGGCGCCGACAGTGATCATCGAAAGTTTCCTGTCGAAACGTCGCGAGACCACCAAGGAACTGGCCGCCGGGCGCCTCGATTTTGCCGTGGATGCGCCGCTCAACACTGACCCGCAGGTGCGCCACGTCAAGCTGATGGAAGACCGTTACGTCTGTGCGATGCGCAAAGGGCATCCGATGGCGGGCAAGGAAAAGCTCTCGCTGGATGATTATCTGTCCCTGACGCATATCCACATTTCCAGCCGTCGCAGTGGCCTGGGGTATGTCGATCTGGCGTTGGGCAAGATGGGCATTCAGCGCAAGATCGCCCTGCGTTCGCAGCATTATTTGATGGCGTCGCAGGTGATGCAGCAGACGGACATGGTCATGACCGTGCCGGAGCGTTTTGCCCGGCGACATGAGCTGCAGGCGTTTAATCTGCCGGTGAATGATGTGCCGCCGGTGGAGACGCATCTGTATTGGCATGAGAGCACCGATCAGGACCCGGCAAATCGCTGGATGCGCGAGCAGATGATCGAGTTGTGCCAGCAGGTGACGGCACAGGAGAAGAAGCTGGATAAGCAGGTGGTTTGA
- a CDS encoding MerR family transcriptional regulator, whose protein sequence is MSSQTYSISDLARELDITTRAIRFYEEQGLLSPERRGQERIYSPRDKVSLKLILRGKRIGFSLAECRELIELYDPSSGNTKQLNSMLAKITERREQLEQQLLDIEQMKLELDTAEERCVQALEQTLKSQQAI, encoded by the coding sequence ATGAGCAGCCAGACCTACAGCATTTCCGACCTCGCCCGCGAGCTCGACATCACCACCCGGGCGATCCGTTTTTATGAAGAACAAGGCCTGCTCAGCCCTGAGCGCCGTGGCCAGGAACGCATCTATTCGCCACGCGACAAGGTCAGCCTGAAGTTGATCCTGCGGGGCAAGCGCATCGGTTTCTCCTTGGCCGAATGCCGCGAACTGATCGAGCTCTACGACCCGTCCAGCGGTAACACCAAGCAGCTCAATAGCATGTTGGCGAAAATCACTGAACGCCGCGAGCAGTTGGAACAGCAGTTGCTGGATATCGAACAGATGAAGCTGGAACTCGATACCGCCGAAGAGCGCTGCGTGCAGGCGCTGGAGCAGACGCTCAAGAGCCAGCAGGCGATCTGA
- a CDS encoding hydroxymethylglutaryl-CoA lyase has product MSLPSQVRLIEVGPRDGLQNEAQPISVADKVQLVDALSAAGLGYIEVGSFVSPKWVPQMAGSAEVFAQIQRKPGVTYGALAPNLRGFEDAIAAGVKEVAVFAAASEAFSQRNINCSISESLARFAPIMEAAKQHGITVRGYVSCVLGCPYEGTVAPEQVAMVARELYAMGCYEVSLGDTIGTGTAGATRRLFEVVSAQVPREKLAGHFHDTYGQAMANIYASLLEGISVFDSSIAGLGGCPYAKGASGNVATEDVVYLLNGLGIESGIDLDALIVAGQQISAVLGRPSGSRVAKARSAQ; this is encoded by the coding sequence ATGTCCCTCCCCTCCCAAGTACGCCTGATCGAAGTCGGCCCGCGCGACGGCCTGCAGAACGAAGCCCAACCGATCAGCGTCGCTGACAAAGTACAACTGGTCGACGCGCTGAGCGCGGCCGGGCTTGGCTATATCGAAGTCGGCAGTTTCGTCTCGCCCAAATGGGTGCCGCAAATGGCCGGTTCTGCCGAAGTGTTCGCGCAGATCCAGCGCAAGCCTGGCGTGACCTACGGTGCGCTGGCACCGAACCTGCGCGGCTTTGAAGATGCGATCGCTGCCGGGGTCAAGGAAGTCGCGGTGTTCGCCGCTGCGTCCGAAGCGTTCTCGCAGCGCAACATCAACTGCTCGATCAGTGAAAGCCTGGCGCGTTTTGCGCCGATCATGGAAGCGGCAAAACAACACGGCATTACCGTGCGCGGTTACGTGTCGTGCGTGCTCGGTTGCCCGTACGAAGGCACGGTCGCGCCGGAGCAAGTGGCCATGGTCGCGCGCGAGTTGTATGCGATGGGCTGCTACGAAGTTTCCTTGGGCGACACCATCGGCACCGGCACCGCTGGCGCCACCCGCCGCCTGTTCGAAGTGGTTTCAGCGCAAGTGCCACGGGAAAAACTCGCCGGGCATTTCCACGACACCTATGGCCAGGCCATGGCCAACATCTACGCCAGCCTGCTCGAAGGCATTTCAGTGTTCGACAGCTCTATCGCGGGCCTCGGCGGCTGCCCGTACGCCAAAGGTGCGAGCGGTAACGTTGCCACCGAAGACGTCGTGTACCTGCTCAACGGCCTCGGCATCGAGAGCGGCATCGACCTGGACGCCTTGATTGTCGCGGGTCAGCAGATCAGCGCGGTGCTCGGTCGCCCAAGCGGTTCGCGCGTGGCCAAGGCTCGCAGCGCACAGTGA
- a CDS encoding AMP-binding protein: MDQPSANPQRSYTRGSQDKALLALTIGQKFDQTVAQFPDSEALVVRHQQLRYSWRQLADAVDLHARALLALGLQAGDRLGIWAPNCAQWCITQFATAKIGVILVNVNPAYRSSELEYVLKQSGCQWLVCAGAFKSSNYHGMLQGLVPELAEQSIGQLRSERLPDLRGVISLDAQPPSGFLPWSQLTDMAASVTAEQLSERSDSLHFDQPVNIQYTSGTTGFPKGATLSHYNILNNGYMVGESIGLTPTDRLVIPVPLYHCFGMVMGNLGCITHGSTMIYPNDAFDPLLTLQTVAEEKATGLYGVPTMFIAMLDQPQRAEFDLSSLRTGIMAGATCPIEVMRRVISEMHMSEVQIAYGMTETSPVSLQTGPNDELELRVTTVGRTQPQLESKIIDEAGNLVPRGTIGELCTRGYSVMLGYWSNPQATAEAIDEAGWMHTGDLASMNEEGYVNIAGRNKDMIIRGGENVYPRELEEFFFTHPAVADVQVIGIPCSRYGEEIVAWIKFHPGHNASELELQTWCKERIAHFKTPRHFKFVEEFPMTVTGKIQKFRMREISIEELKTVR; encoded by the coding sequence ATGGATCAACCCAGTGCAAACCCGCAGCGCAGCTACACCCGTGGTTCCCAGGACAAAGCCTTGCTGGCGCTGACCATCGGGCAGAAGTTCGATCAGACCGTCGCGCAATTCCCCGACAGCGAAGCGCTTGTCGTGCGCCATCAGCAACTGCGCTATTCGTGGCGACAACTGGCCGACGCGGTGGATCTCCATGCCAGAGCCTTGCTCGCCCTGGGGTTGCAGGCTGGCGACCGCCTCGGTATCTGGGCGCCGAACTGCGCGCAGTGGTGCATCACTCAATTCGCCACGGCGAAAATCGGCGTGATCCTGGTCAACGTCAATCCGGCCTACCGCAGTTCCGAACTCGAATACGTACTCAAGCAATCCGGCTGCCAATGGCTGGTCTGCGCTGGCGCATTCAAGTCGTCGAACTACCACGGCATGTTGCAAGGATTGGTGCCAGAACTGGCCGAACAATCCATTGGTCAATTGCGCAGTGAACGTCTGCCGGACTTGCGCGGGGTGATCAGCCTCGACGCTCAACCGCCTTCAGGTTTCCTGCCATGGTCACAACTGACCGACATGGCCGCCAGCGTTACCGCAGAACAACTCAGCGAACGCAGCGACAGCCTGCACTTCGATCAACCGGTGAACATCCAGTACACCTCCGGCACCACCGGTTTCCCCAAAGGTGCGACCCTCAGCCACTACAACATCCTCAACAACGGTTACATGGTCGGCGAAAGCATCGGCCTGACTCCGACCGATCGCCTGGTGATCCCGGTGCCGCTGTACCACTGCTTCGGCATGGTCATGGGCAACCTCGGCTGCATCACCCACGGCAGCACGATGATTTACCCCAACGATGCGTTCGATCCGTTGCTGACCCTGCAAACCGTCGCCGAAGAAAAAGCCACCGGGCTCTACGGCGTACCGACCATGTTCATTGCCATGCTCGACCAGCCGCAACGCGCCGAATTCGATCTGTCGAGCCTGCGCACCGGGATCATGGCCGGCGCCACCTGCCCGATCGAAGTGATGCGCCGGGTCATCAGCGAGATGCACATGAGTGAAGTACAGATCGCTTACGGCATGACCGAAACCAGTCCGGTGTCGCTGCAAACCGGCCCCAACGACGAGTTGGAATTACGCGTGACCACCGTCGGTCGCACCCAGCCGCAACTGGAAAGCAAGATCATCGACGAGGCCGGCAACCTCGTGCCGCGCGGCACCATCGGCGAACTGTGCACCCGGGGTTACAGCGTGATGCTCGGTTACTGGAGCAATCCGCAAGCCACGGCCGAAGCCATCGATGAAGCGGGCTGGATGCACACCGGCGATCTGGCGAGCATGAACGAGGAGGGTTACGTCAACATCGCCGGGCGTAACAAGGACATGATCATTCGCGGCGGCGAGAACGTTTATCCGCGCGAGCTGGAGGAGTTTTTCTTCACCCACCCGGCAGTGGCGGACGTGCAGGTGATCGGCATTCCGTGCTCGCGTTACGGTGAGGAGATTGTCGCCTGGATCAAATTTCATCCCGGCCACAATGCGTCCGAACTGGAACTGCAAACCTGGTGCAAGGAGCGCATCGCGCACTTCAAGACGCCACGGCACTTCAAGTTCGTCGAAGAGTTTCCGATGACGGTGACGGGCAAGATCCAGAAATTCAGGATGCGTGAAATCAGCATCGAGGAACTGAAAACGGTGCGGTGA